The genome window TTTTAACCATATATTCAATTGTAAATTCACTAATTCTTAATATTCCTGAAATTAACAGGGTAAAGATATTAATATGCGGACGCGAATCAATGACTCTTGCAGGACATATTAGTCTGCGGCCGCATTTTAAAGCCGACATGCTTTTGATACGATGAAAAAAACTGACCAAATAAAAAAAATACGAAATATCGGTATTATTGCACATATTGATGCTGGAAAAACTACGGTGACTGAGCGGATTCTCTACTATACCGGCCGATCTCATAAAATAGGAGAAGTCCATGATGGCGAGGCTGTAATGGACTGGATGCTGGACGAGCAGGAACGTGGAATTACAATAACCTCCGCTGTTACAACCTGTCACTGGAAGGGGGGTGAAATTCAGATAATAGATACTCCAGGTCATGTCGATTTTACTATCGAGGTGGAGCGCTCACTAAGAGTGTTAGACGGTGTAGTTGGTGTTTTTTGCGCTGTTGGAGGAGTCGAGCCTCAGTCCGAAACCGTTTGGCGCCAGGCTGATAAATATTTTGTCCCCAAAATAGCATTTATCAATAAACTGGATAGAATCGGCGCAAATTTTTTTAAAACCGTAGAAATGATGAAGAAAAAACTTAATGCCGAACCTCTTATAATTCAACTGCCGATCGGATCAGAAGACGATTTTATCGGTGTAATCGACCTTCTGAACATGAAACAGATACTCTACCATGACGAGACCAGGGGTGAAACTTTTACAATAGAAGAAATCTCATCAGATTATATCGAACGCGCCGAAGAGTACCGTGAGAAACTTATAGAATTGCTTGCCGAATATGATGACGATATAATGGAAGCCTATCTATCCGAAGCTCCCATCGACAACACCATACTTCTTGCTGCTATACGAAAATCTGTCATTGATTTAAAGCTCGTTCCTGCTTTGTGCGGCAGCGCATTAAAGAACAAGGGCATACAGCCTCTACTGGATGCGATTAATTTTTTTCTTCCAAGCCCCTTGGATGTGCCGCCGATAAAGGGGATTAATCCTGAAACGGAAGAAATAATTGAATGCAGGGCCAGTGATAAAGAACCCCTTGCCGCTCTTATCTTTAAAGTGTCTATGTCAGAAGGAAGAAAGCTTTCTTACCTTCGGATATACAGCGGAAATATCAAGGTTAAAGAGGATCTTTACAATCCGGTTCGCCAAAAAAAAGAGAAGCTTACCAGGATTCTCAGAATGCATGCGAACAAAAAAGAAAGGATAGATAGGGCGGGTGCAGGCAGCATAGTCGGGATTGTGGGATTAAAGGAATCTTCCACCGGGGAGACCCTATGTTCCGAAGAACACCCTGTTCTCCTGGAAAAAATAGATTTTTACGAACCTGTCATTTCTATTGCAGTTGAACCAAAAACCCATGCGGATCAAGAGAAAATTGACGATGTGATAGAAAAATTTATCGCCGAAGATCCAACCTTAAGATGCAAAAAAGATGAGGATACCGGCCAAATTATTCTGTCCGGAATGGGTGAACTTCACCTGGAAGTAATAATAAGCCGTATGCAGCGTGAATTTAAAACATCTGTTAATGTCGGCAAACCACAAGTGGTTTACAGGGAGTCGATAGAGCGGGAAGTTAAAGCCTCAGCGGTTTTCGATAAGGAGGTTGCCGGCCGGCACCATTTCGGCGAGGTCACAATAAGGCTTAAGCCATTACCAAGAGGAAGTGAGACTATATTCATATCAGAGCTGCCCGAAGATAAAATACCGAAAATTTTCCTGCCGGCCATAAAAAAAGGTGTAATGGAAGCCCTGGATAGCGGAGCATTAATGGGTTATCCTGTGGTCGATGTTGAGGCAGTACTCACTGGAGGTTCTTACAAAGAATCTATGGGTACGGAACTTGCATATAATGTTTGTGCCTCCATGGCCGTCAAGAAGGCCCTGCAAGACGGAAGAGCGTTTCTACTTGACCCCGTAATGAGTGTTGAGGTCTTTGTGCCTGAATCCTTTACCGGAGATGTTATTGGCGACCTTAATTCACGAAACGGCCAGATAGAATCGGTTGAACATCAGATCGGATCACAGGCCATAAAGGCCTCTGTTTCACTTGCTAAAATGTTCGGGTTTTCAACATCATTAAGATCCGCCACCCAGGGCCGAGGAACTTTTACGATGCAATTTTCTCATTTTGATAAAAGATAGCCCGTCCGGGAACAGTTATGGATAAAATTGTCAATTAATTGACATTGAAATACTATAATCTGCAAGCAACCTTCAATATATAATCCACAACCCGCAAACCATAATCAAAATTATGACTCCTTTTTTAATAAAGCGTAAAAAGACAAAAGAGATTTATGTGGGCAAGGTAAAGATCGGGGGCTTTGCGCCCGTTGCGGTTCAGTCCATGACCAATACACCCACAGAGGATGTCCAGGCAACTGTTTCGCAGATCAAACGCCTGGAAGAAGCCGGTTGTGAAATCATACGTGTGGCGGTTCCTGATATGGAGGCTGCAACAGCTATCGTAAAGATCAAAAAAGAGATTTCCATCCCTTTGATAGCAGATATACACTTTGATTATCGCCTGGCTGTTGCCGCAGCAGAATCAGGCGCTGATGCTCTCAGGATAAACCCGGGGAACATTGGAGGCAGAAAAAAGGTCAAAGCAGTTACAGATGCCGCGAAAAATTTTAATATCCCCATAAGAATCGGTGTGAATGCCGGTTCCCTGGAAAAGGAATTTTTGGAAAAACATGGCGGTGTAACGGCCGAAGCAATGGTTGAAAGCGCCTTGAGGCACGTTGACCTGTTGGATTCGCTCGGTTTTCATGAAATCAAGCTTTCCTTAAAAGCGTCTGATATACCAAGGACACTGGATGCATACAGGCTGCTTTCCTGCCATACAGATATTCCTCTTCATGTCGGCGTAACAGAGGCCGGAGGGCTTTTCCCCGGGATAGTCAAATCGTCCGTTGGCATAGGCATGCTTCTTGCAGAAGGTATTGGTGACACCATACGCGTATCATTGACCAGGGATCCTGTGGAAGAGATTAGAACCGGTTTTGAGATTCTGAAAGCCCTTGGAATGCGAAAACACGGACCGGAAATAATTTCGTGCCCGACTTGCGGAAGATGCAAAATCGATCTCTTTAATATTGCGAAACAGGTAGAGAAGGCGCTTTTAACATCATCAATGCCTTTAAAGATTGCGATCATGGGATGCATAGTAAACGGGCCGGGAGAAGCCAGGGAAGCGGATATAGGTATTGCCGGAGGGAAAGGCGCAGGCATTCTATTCAAAAAAGGTAAGGTTGTTAAAAAAATCCCGGAGGATAGATTAGTTGATATTTTGTTGAAAGAGATCAAGGAATACGAAAAAAATTACTTGGAGGGTGGTAAATTACAATGATTGAAAATCATCTAAATGACCCCGTTTTTTTTGAAAAAGAACAAACACAGGCCATACCTTCGGAGGACTCCGGAGAAATCCTGGAACTTACTGAAATTTTCCAGCCTGCTCATAACGATTTTAAAGCGATTGCAGCAAAAGTTGAAAGGGACTTTGATCAACCGGATTTCGGCGCATTTGTCGGTGAAGAGAATCAACTTGAAGATGCTGCTGATATTATTGAAGATGACGGGATTGACCTCACAATCCTAAAACTGGAGAGTCTTGAAAAGCAGATAGAACAGTTATCCAATGAGTTTACAAGCAAACTGAAATATGATGCTCATAAGGAAAAAATAATAGATGATCTTCATCATGAACTCCAGCAATACAAAAATGATATTATAAAAAAGCAGTCAATGGCCATCATCCTGGATATGATAAAAGTTGTCGATGGGATCAGAAAATTTTTAGCGTATCATAAAGATAAAGAACCTTCCGATTCGGAGTTCGGGAAACTGCTTGATTTTATTGAAAGCATCCCTTCAGATATAGAAGATGTTTTTTTATTGCAAGGTGTAAATACTTTTACCTGCAACAATGAGGTTATCGACCCCGCCAGGCAAAAAATAGTAAAAAAAACAGCAACAACAGATAAATCAAAAGATAAAATGGTAACAGCCACCATATCTCACGGCTATGAATGCGACGATAAGGTAATCCGCCCGGAAATGGTTCAAATTTTAACATACAAAAATTCTTAAAATGGAGATCCGCGATGAGTGAGAAGATGAAAAAAGTTTTTGGCATAGATTTAGGCACCACATATTCGTCTATAGCTTATGTGGATGAATACGGAAAACCTGTTATTCTGCCTAATGTTGAAAACCAGCATCTTACCCCTTCAGTGGTTTTCTTTGATGAAGGCAACATAGTTGTCGGTGATGTGGCAAAAGAAAGCTCAAAAATTTATCCTGATGAGGTGGTTAGTTTTGTAAAACGGTCCATGGGTGAGCCTAATTTTCTCTTCGAGTATGATTCAAAGATGTACAGGGCCGAGGAAATTTCGAGTTATATTATAAGAAAAGTAGTCCAGGATGCGGAACAGAACCTGGGTGAAAAGATTACCGACGTGGTAATCACATGTCCTGCATATTTCGGGATTA of Desulfosarcina sp. BuS5 contains these proteins:
- the grpE gene encoding nucleotide exchange factor GrpE produces the protein MIENHLNDPVFFEKEQTQAIPSEDSGEILELTEIFQPAHNDFKAIAAKVERDFDQPDFGAFVGEENQLEDAADIIEDDGIDLTILKLESLEKQIEQLSNEFTSKLKYDAHKEKIIDDLHHELQQYKNDIIKKQSMAIILDMIKVVDGIRKFLAYHKDKEPSDSEFGKLLDFIESIPSDIEDVFLLQGVNTFTCNNEVIDPARQKIVKKTATTDKSKDKMVTATISHGYECDDKVIRPEMVQILTYKNS
- the fusA gene encoding elongation factor G, coding for MKKTDQIKKIRNIGIIAHIDAGKTTVTERILYYTGRSHKIGEVHDGEAVMDWMLDEQERGITITSAVTTCHWKGGEIQIIDTPGHVDFTIEVERSLRVLDGVVGVFCAVGGVEPQSETVWRQADKYFVPKIAFINKLDRIGANFFKTVEMMKKKLNAEPLIIQLPIGSEDDFIGVIDLLNMKQILYHDETRGETFTIEEISSDYIERAEEYREKLIELLAEYDDDIMEAYLSEAPIDNTILLAAIRKSVIDLKLVPALCGSALKNKGIQPLLDAINFFLPSPLDVPPIKGINPETEEIIECRASDKEPLAALIFKVSMSEGRKLSYLRIYSGNIKVKEDLYNPVRQKKEKLTRILRMHANKKERIDRAGAGSIVGIVGLKESSTGETLCSEEHPVLLEKIDFYEPVISIAVEPKTHADQEKIDDVIEKFIAEDPTLRCKKDEDTGQIILSGMGELHLEVIISRMQREFKTSVNVGKPQVVYRESIEREVKASAVFDKEVAGRHHFGEVTIRLKPLPRGSETIFISELPEDKIPKIFLPAIKKGVMEALDSGALMGYPVVDVEAVLTGGSYKESMGTELAYNVCASMAVKKALQDGRAFLLDPVMSVEVFVPESFTGDVIGDLNSRNGQIESVEHQIGSQAIKASVSLAKMFGFSTSLRSATQGRGTFTMQFSHFDKR
- the ispG gene encoding flavodoxin-dependent (E)-4-hydroxy-3-methylbut-2-enyl-diphosphate synthase, which gives rise to MTPFLIKRKKTKEIYVGKVKIGGFAPVAVQSMTNTPTEDVQATVSQIKRLEEAGCEIIRVAVPDMEAATAIVKIKKEISIPLIADIHFDYRLAVAAAESGADALRINPGNIGGRKKVKAVTDAAKNFNIPIRIGVNAGSLEKEFLEKHGGVTAEAMVESALRHVDLLDSLGFHEIKLSLKASDIPRTLDAYRLLSCHTDIPLHVGVTEAGGLFPGIVKSSVGIGMLLAEGIGDTIRVSLTRDPVEEIRTGFEILKALGMRKHGPEIISCPTCGRCKIDLFNIAKQVEKALLTSSMPLKIAIMGCIVNGPGEAREADIGIAGGKGAGILFKKGKVVKKIPEDRLVDILLKEIKEYEKNYLEGGKLQ